A genomic region of uncultured Paludibaculum sp. contains the following coding sequences:
- a CDS encoding aldehyde dehydrogenase family protein, translated as MSVEAILKRLGIQPLNSGACGARWIESPGGGELSSLNPATGTPIASVAMASAADYDSVMDDAAAVFERWRLLPAPKRGEIVRLIGEELRLHKDDLGALVSLEMGKILAEGKGEVQEMIDIADFAVGLSRQLYGLTMHSERPGHRMYEQWHPLGVVGVISAFNFPVAVWSWNALIAAVCGDCVLWKPSSETPLTAIAVQHICNRVLERTGWQGVFSLVIGRGSTVGEKMLSDRRVPLVSATGSCQMGYRVAEVVGRRLARTILELGGNNGIIVTEDANLDLALRAVLFGAVGTAGQRCTTIRRLFLHKSIAAPFVERLKAAYAQVRIGDPLDTHTLMGPLVNQSAVNEMLDGLERAKAQGAEVLYGGAAVVQNGGYFVQPTLVKASAFMPIVSEEIFAPILYILEYDTLDQAIAWHNSVPQGLSSAIFTNSLISAETFLSARGSDCGIANVNIGTSGAEIGGAFGGEKETGGGREAGSDSWKAYMRRQTVTINWSKDLPLAQGIEFEV; from the coding sequence ATGTCTGTCGAAGCAATTCTCAAGAGACTGGGCATTCAGCCTTTGAATTCTGGAGCTTGTGGGGCTCGCTGGATTGAGTCCCCGGGCGGCGGTGAGTTGAGCAGTCTCAACCCAGCCACGGGAACGCCCATCGCCAGCGTCGCGATGGCGTCGGCCGCCGACTACGACTCCGTCATGGACGACGCCGCTGCGGTATTCGAACGGTGGCGCCTGCTACCCGCCCCCAAACGCGGTGAAATCGTCCGGCTCATCGGCGAGGAGCTGCGGCTCCACAAGGACGATCTTGGAGCCTTGGTTTCCCTGGAGATGGGCAAGATTCTGGCCGAGGGCAAGGGCGAAGTCCAGGAGATGATCGACATCGCCGACTTCGCCGTGGGCCTCTCCCGCCAACTCTACGGCCTTACCATGCACAGCGAGCGGCCCGGCCACCGCATGTACGAGCAGTGGCACCCGCTGGGCGTTGTGGGCGTCATCAGTGCTTTCAACTTTCCCGTCGCGGTGTGGAGCTGGAACGCTCTGATTGCCGCCGTTTGCGGCGATTGCGTCTTGTGGAAGCCGTCCTCGGAGACCCCACTGACGGCCATCGCGGTCCAACACATCTGCAATCGAGTACTGGAGCGCACCGGCTGGCAGGGCGTCTTCAGCCTCGTCATCGGCCGCGGTTCGACGGTGGGCGAGAAGATGCTGTCCGACAGACGCGTTCCACTGGTGAGCGCCACGGGCAGCTGCCAGATGGGCTACCGGGTGGCCGAGGTGGTGGGGCGGCGTCTGGCTCGCACTATTCTGGAACTCGGTGGAAACAACGGCATTATCGTCACTGAGGACGCCAACCTCGATCTGGCGCTGCGCGCCGTCCTGTTCGGCGCGGTGGGTACAGCCGGCCAGCGCTGCACGACAATTCGCCGTCTGTTCCTCCACAAATCCATCGCCGCGCCATTTGTTGAGCGGCTCAAGGCGGCCTATGCGCAGGTACGCATTGGCGACCCACTCGACACACACACGCTAATGGGGCCGCTGGTGAATCAATCGGCCGTCAACGAGATGCTCGACGGACTGGAGCGTGCGAAAGCGCAAGGTGCCGAAGTGCTTTACGGCGGGGCGGCGGTTGTACAGAACGGCGGCTATTTCGTTCAGCCGACGTTGGTGAAAGCGAGCGCCTTCATGCCCATCGTGAGCGAGGAGATCTTCGCACCCATTCTGTACATTCTTGAGTACGATACGCTCGACCAGGCGATCGCCTGGCACAACTCGGTTCCCCAAGGGCTGTCTTCCGCCATTTTCACCAACAGCCTCATCTCCGCGGAGACGTTCCTGTCTGCCCGGGGTAGCGACTGCGGCATTGCCAACGTCAACATCGGCACCAGCGGGGCCGAGATCGGCGGAGCGTTCGGCGGCGAGAAGGAAACCGGCGGCGGGCGGGAGGCTGGCAGCGACTCGTGGAAGGCCTACATGCGGCGCCAGACCGTGACCATCAACTGGTCGAAGGACTTGCCGCTGGCCCAAGGGATCGAGTTCGAGGTCTGA